Proteins encoded together in one Rhizobacter sp. J219 window:
- the yajC gene encoding preprotein translocase subunit YajC has product MFISEAFAQAAPAAGASDPLGGLTGMLPIILMFVVLYFVMIRPQMKRQKEHKAMIEALAKGDEVVVAGGLLGRVTKLGDNFLTVEVANNVEIQVQRGAVVQVLPKGTFK; this is encoded by the coding sequence GTGTTCATTTCCGAAGCATTCGCACAAGCAGCCCCCGCAGCCGGCGCCTCCGACCCGCTGGGCGGCTTGACGGGCATGCTGCCCATCATCCTGATGTTCGTGGTGCTGTACTTCGTGATGATCCGCCCGCAGATGAAGCGGCAGAAGGAACACAAGGCCATGATCGAGGCGCTCGCCAAGGGCGACGAGGTGGTGGTGGCCGGCGGCCTGCTGGGCCGTGTCACCAAGCTCGGCGACAACTTCCTGACCGTCGAAGTCGCCAACAACGTCGAGATCCAGGTGCAGCGCGGCGCCGTGGTCCAGGTGCTGCCCAAAGGCACCTTCAAATAA
- the secD gene encoding protein translocase subunit SecD, whose protein sequence is MNRYPWWKYAILAVALLVGLIYTLPNFFGEAPAVQVSSGKATLKLDSSTAQRVSEVLKAAKLEPDFVVFEGNSVRARFSDGDAQLQAKDALSKALNPDPANPSYIVALNLVSRSPKWLTSMGALPMYLGLDLRGGVHFLMQVDMKTALSKKMESIAGDIRSQLRDKNLRHAGIGRDGNVVDIRFRDAETLKAAADLLSQMTDLQWTQAPDGTDIKLIGTLKPEAARAVQDAALKQNITTLHNRVNELGVAEPVIQQQGADRVVIQLPGVQDTAKAKDIIGRTANLEFRLVDMSAEARAATEGSGPVPFGRERFTVGRGAPVVTYKEAVATGEMLTNAQPRPDQNNQPAVSVSLDAKGGRLMREMTRNNVGNFMAAILFEKGKGEVLTVARIQSEFGNDFQITGMGTTEAANDLSLLLRAGSLAAPMEIIEESTIGPTLGADNIAKGFNSVIYGFAAIAVFMCLYYLLFGLFSTLALGFNLLLLVAVLSMLQATLTLPGIAAIALTLGMAIDANVLINERVREELRAGASPQAAINAGYERAFATILDSNVTTLIAGIALFAFGSGPIKGFAVVHCLGILTSMFSAVVFSRGLVNLWYGRQKKLKSVSIGQVWKPKAAAAETPANP, encoded by the coding sequence ATGAACCGCTATCCGTGGTGGAAATACGCGATCCTTGCGGTCGCCTTGCTGGTCGGCCTGATCTATACGCTGCCCAACTTCTTCGGCGAGGCGCCGGCGGTTCAGGTCAGCAGCGGCAAGGCCACGCTCAAGCTCGACAGCTCCACCGCCCAGCGGGTGAGCGAGGTGTTGAAGGCCGCGAAGCTGGAGCCCGATTTCGTGGTGTTCGAGGGCAACAGCGTCCGCGCGCGTTTCTCCGACGGTGACGCCCAGCTGCAGGCGAAAGACGCCCTCTCCAAGGCGCTCAACCCCGATCCCGCCAACCCGAGCTACATCGTCGCGCTGAACCTGGTGTCGCGTTCGCCCAAGTGGCTGACATCGATGGGCGCGCTGCCCATGTACCTGGGCCTCGACCTGCGCGGTGGCGTGCACTTCCTGATGCAGGTCGACATGAAGACCGCGCTCAGCAAGAAGATGGAGTCGATCGCCGGCGACATCCGCTCGCAGCTGCGCGACAAGAACCTGCGCCATGCCGGCATCGGCCGCGACGGCAATGTCGTCGACATCCGCTTCCGTGATGCCGAGACGCTGAAGGCGGCGGCCGACCTGCTCTCGCAGATGACCGACCTGCAGTGGACGCAGGCGCCCGACGGCACCGACATCAAGCTGATCGGCACGCTCAAGCCCGAAGCGGCGCGCGCCGTGCAGGACGCGGCGCTGAAGCAGAACATCACCACGCTGCACAACCGGGTCAACGAACTCGGCGTGGCCGAGCCGGTGATCCAGCAGCAGGGCGCCGACCGGGTGGTCATCCAGCTGCCCGGCGTGCAGGACACCGCAAAGGCGAAGGACATCATCGGCCGCACCGCCAACCTGGAGTTCCGCCTGGTCGACATGTCGGCCGAAGCGCGCGCCGCGACCGAAGGCTCGGGCCCGGTGCCGTTCGGCCGCGAGCGCTTCACCGTGGGCCGCGGCGCGCCGGTCGTCACCTACAAGGAAGCGGTGGCCACCGGCGAGATGCTGACCAACGCGCAGCCCCGGCCCGACCAGAACAACCAGCCGGCGGTGTCGGTGAGCCTTGATGCCAAGGGCGGCCGGCTGATGCGCGAGATGACGCGCAACAACGTCGGCAACTTCATGGCCGCCATCCTGTTCGAAAAGGGCAAGGGCGAGGTGCTGACGGTCGCGCGCATCCAGAGCGAATTCGGCAACGACTTCCAGATCACCGGCATGGGCACCACCGAGGCTGCCAACGACCTGAGCCTGCTGCTGCGCGCCGGCTCGCTGGCCGCGCCGATGGAGATCATCGAAGAAAGCACCATCGGCCCGACGCTCGGCGCCGACAACATTGCCAAGGGCTTCAACAGCGTGATCTACGGCTTTGCGGCGATCGCGGTGTTCATGTGCCTGTACTACCTGCTGTTCGGCCTGTTCTCGACGCTCGCGCTCGGGTTCAACCTGCTGCTGCTGGTGGCGGTGCTGTCGATGCTGCAGGCGACGCTCACGCTGCCCGGCATCGCGGCCATTGCGCTCACGCTCGGCATGGCCATCGACGCCAATGTGCTGATCAACGAGCGGGTGCGCGAGGAGCTACGGGCCGGGGCATCACCGCAGGCGGCGATCAACGCCGGCTACGAGCGGGCGTTCGCGACCATCCTCGACTCCAACGTCACCACGCTGATCGCGGGCATCGCGCTCTTTGCCTTTGGCTCCGGCCCGATCAAGGGCTTTGCGGTGGTGCACTGCCTGGGCATCCTGACCTCGATGTTCTCGGCTGTCGTGTTCTCGCGCGGGCTGGTGAACCTTTGGTACGGCCGCCAGAAAAAGCTCAAGAGCGTGTCGATCGGGCAGGTGTGGAAGCCCAAGGCCGCGGCGGCCGAGACACCGGCAAACCCCTGA